One part of the Rutidosis leptorrhynchoides isolate AG116_Rl617_1_P2 chromosome 1, CSIRO_AGI_Rlap_v1, whole genome shotgun sequence genome encodes these proteins:
- the LOC139847578 gene encoding uncharacterized protein, whose product MGSRLRGSNSDSEDLRIVQLIQEIEDDDSEVESAPSTQRVRGYIPREREVVAQRLWDDYFSETPKYPQRKFKCRFRMRIQLFLRIVQGITTFQSDNMPEYFTYFSQRVDAIGRPTFTTLQKCTSAIRQLAYGTAPDMWDEYLQMSEQTSMLCLDYFCMCIIILYKREYMRSPNEHDVARLYSAHEERYGFRGMLESIDCMHWEWRNCPVALKGQYTRGDHKKPTLMLEAVASYDLWIWHALFGMTGSNNDINVLNQSPIFDKLKNGTFSSAPFEVNGHEYSKGYYLADGIYSDWATLVKGYSCPTKEPTIKFTRFQASVRKDIERAFGVLQGRFHIISIASRSMSVNRMRRVMECCLILHNMILEDNGFALSKWEERFTTEEMKNGMERIRNRGRDRDIIAREIRDRDLHNQLTEDLVEHIWNLPPTFRNAN is encoded by the coding sequence ATGGGTTCGAGGTTACGGGGGTCTAATTCCGACTCCGAAGATTTGCGGATTGTTCAATTAATTCAAGAAATAGAAGATGATGATTCCGAAGTCGAATCGGCACCATCTACTCAGAGAGTTAGAGGTTACATTCCTAGGGAACGGGAGGTGGTTGCACAACGTTTGTGGGATGATTATTTTAGTGAGACGCCAAAATATCCACAAAGAAAATTTAAATGCCGTTTTCGCATGCGAATACAATTATTTCTCCGGATAGTGCAAGGTATAACTACTTTCCAAAGTGATAATATGCCAGAATATTTTACTTACTTTTCTCAACGAGTTGATGCTATCGGTAGACCTACATTTACTACTTTACAAAAATGTACGTCGGCTATACGCCAATTGGCGTATGGCACCGCTCCCGATATGTGGGATGAATATTTGCAAATGAGTGAGCAAACATCAATGCTATGTCTAGATTACTTTTGTATGTGTATTATTATATTGTACAAAAGGGAATACATGCGATCTCCGAATGAACACGATGTTGCTAGATTGTATAGTGCTCACGAGGAGAGATATGGGTTTAGGGGTATGCTCGAGAGtatagattgtatgcattgggagtgGAGGAATTGTCCAGTTGCTTTAAAAGGACAATACACTAGGGGTGATCACAAGAAACCGACCCTTATGCTTGAAGCTGTTGCTTCATATGACTTGTGGATTTGGCATGCTCTTTTTGGGATGACGGGTTCCAACAATGATATTAACGTTTTGAACCAATCACCTATATTTGATAAACTTAAGAACGGAACATTTTCATCCGCACCATTTGAGGTAAATGGGCATGAATATAGCAAAGGATATTACCTTGCGGATGGTATATATTCCGATTGGGCAACTTTAGTTAAAGGATATTCATGTCCTACTAAAGAACCAACGATTAAGTTTACAAGATTTCAAGCTAGTGTCCGAAAGGATATAGAGAGGGCGTTTGGGGTTCTTCAAGGTCGTTTTCATATTATAAGCATAGCTTCACGAAGTATGTCAGTTAACAGGATGCGAAGAGTGATGGAATGTTGTCTCATATTACATAACATGATACTTGAAGATAACGGCTTTGCACTTTCTAAATGGGAAGAAAGATTCACTACCGAAGAAATGAAAAATGGTATGGAACGTATACGAAACAGAGGACGGGATCGAGATATCATCGCAAGAGAAATAAGGGATCGAGATTTGCACAACCAACTTACCGAGGATTTAGTCGAGCATATTTGGAACCTTCCACCGACTTTTCGCAATGCGAATTAG